GACGGGCCGAAGATCAACCAGACCAGGAAGGTCGCCAGCGCAGCCAGCATCACCGCCGGCACGAACCACAACGTGACCTTGTCGACCACCGCCTGGATCGGCAGCTTCGAGCCCTGCGCCTGTTCGACCATGCGGATGATCTGCGCCAGCATGGTCTGCGCGCCCACCGCCGTGGCACGTACCGTCAGTGCGCCCTTCTGGTTGACCGTACCGCCCACCACGCCGCTGCCCGGCTGCTTCTCGACCGGAATCGGCTCGCCGCTGATCATCGATTCATCGATGTAGCTGCGGCCTTCAACCACCTCGCCGTCGACCGGCACGCGCTCGCCCGGCCGCACTTCCACCACGTCGCCGCTCTGCACTTCATTGACCGGGATATCGACTGCGCGGCCGTCACGGATCACGTGGGCGACCTTGGCCTGCAGGTTGACCAGGCGCTTGATCGCTTCGGAGGTGCGGCCCTTGGCCCGGGCTTCGAGGAAGCGGCCGAGCAGGATCAGCGCAACGATCACCGCTGCCGCTTCGTAGTAGACGTTCACCGTGCCCGGCGGCAACAGCCGCGGTGCAAAGGTCGCCACCACCGAATAACCGAACGCTGCGGCGGTGCCCACCGCCACCAGCGAATTCATGTCCGGCGCAAGCCGCAGCAGCGCCGGGAATCCCTTCTGGTAGAAACGGCGACCGGGGATGGCCAGCACCAGGAGGGTCAGTGCGAACTGCAGATGCCAGCTGGTCTGCATGCCGATGTTGGCCATCACCCATTGGTGCATGCCGGGAATCAGGTGCGAACCCATCTCCAGCACGAACACCGGCAGCGCCAGCGCGGACGCCACGATCAGGTCGCGCTTCAGTTCGGCGCGCTCGGCATCCTTCTTTTCAGCGGCTTCATCATCGGACTGCACACCGGCCTCGATCGGGCGGGCGGCGTAGCCGACCTTGTCGATGGCAGCCACCAGCGCGTCCACGCCCGCCACGCCGCGTACGGTGGCACGCTCGGTGGCCAGGTTCACGCTGGCCTGGCTGACCCCGGGCACCGCCCGCAGCGCGCGCTCCACGCGACCAACGCAGGATGCGCAGGTCATGCCCTCCACCGCCAGTTCAACGGTCGCGGCGGGTACGTCGTAGCCCACACGCTCAACCGCCTGGATCAGCGCCGCGCGATCAACCGGACCGGAGGGCCGGATGTCCGCGCGCTCGGTGGCGAGGTTCACAGAGACACTGCCGACGCCCTCGACCTTGGACAGCGCTGCCTCGACCCGGCCGACACAGCTGGCACAGGTCATGCCCTCGATGGGAAGGCTGATGGTGGAGGGGCTGGCGGGGACTGCAGTGGCGCGAGGCGTACTCATGATCGGATTCCCGGGGTTCCTTCTGGATGCGGACAGGCTAAACCTTGCCATTGTGGGAAGGTCAAATCCAGCTACCCCGG
This genomic window from Stenotrophomonas maltophilia contains:
- a CDS encoding heavy metal translocating P-type ATPase, which translates into the protein MSTPRATAVPASPSTISLPIEGMTCASCVGRVEAALSKVEGVGSVSVNLATERADIRPSGPVDRAALIQAVERVGYDVPAATVELAVEGMTCASCVGRVERALRAVPGVSQASVNLATERATVRGVAGVDALVAAIDKVGYAARPIEAGVQSDDEAAEKKDAERAELKRDLIVASALALPVFVLEMGSHLIPGMHQWVMANIGMQTSWHLQFALTLLVLAIPGRRFYQKGFPALLRLAPDMNSLVAVGTAAAFGYSVVATFAPRLLPPGTVNVYYEAAAVIVALILLGRFLEARAKGRTSEAIKRLVNLQAKVAHVIRDGRAVDIPVNEVQSGDVVEVRPGERVPVDGEVVEGRSYIDESMISGEPIPVEKQPGSGVVGGTVNQKGALTVRATAVGAQTMLAQIIRMVEQAQGSKLPIQAVVDKVTLWFVPAVMLAALATFLVWLIFGPSPALSFALVNAVAVLIIACPCAMGLATPTSIMVGTGRGAEMGVLFRKGEALQLLKDAQVVAVDKTGTLTEGRPRLTDLEIADGFDHGTVLAAVAAVESRSEHPIARAIVDAAAEQGIALPAMADFESVTGMGVRASVDGARVEVGADRFMRELGVDIGPFAELVSQLGTQGRSPLYAAIDGRLAAIIAVSDPIKPSTPAAIAALHRLGLKVAMITGDNAGTAQAIARQLGIDEVVAEVLPEGKVEAVRRLKAAHGHVAFVGDGINDAPALAEADVGLAIGTGTDIAVESADVVLMSGNLQGVPNAIALSKATLGNIRQNLFWAFAYNTALIPVAAGVLYPAWGVLLSPVFAAGAMALSSVFVLANALRLRRFQPPMADAPAASH